ATTTGTGTCGATCTCGCTAAACTTTCACTTGTTCTTTCAAGAGCTGCTGTaccttgaaataaaatttgtcgATTTTGTTCTTCAAAATCATCATCTCGACCgtacatattttctacgaaaaatatacaatttattaaataataaaaacaaatttatgagGGGCGAAATCTTAATGacacaataataaatatatttatctttttcttctttttataattttgaactttTACAAAATGACTAACCAGTAAggatattcattaaaattttaatccTCAATATGAGAATCACTTATTTTTGGTAGTAGTTTACCCTATTTCAAGAATGCTTATTTTGATTCTTAGTCACGGATGAGTtcttaaaaatcatatatttataagaattgataaatttatgTGGATTCCGATTCACAAAAGACAAGACCAAAATAAAATTCGTGAAGAAGTATAATGTTTGGTTATgcttaaattttgatttatgtaaataatttattgtaatatatgtgaattctgattttatttatttattattatcatggAGGTAGAATTATTAAGACCCGGAAGCATCCCCATTTCCCCAGAAACCATTTTAtggtttgaatttttattagatCCCGATTTATTactaaaacatttaaaaaagttatcaGCAGGTAAAACTTGTGGTTATCtccattatatttttgattaatcattTGCTTTAGATCCTCCACCTTCGGAGCTTATAACAAAGTTCTATGACGTTATATCAGAGACACTTAGAAATAATCCCGATACAGAAAACGGGGAGATACTTAATGTAGAAACAAATATCACTAAAACGAAACCTCCAGCTAAAACAActgcattaaaaattttgtctttAAAAGTAGGAGCTTTCTTAAAATGGAACTTAGGTATAAGTTACTTTTGGATCTGTTAATTTTGTACatataacattaatttttagttcaaattaggaatctCCCATTTAAAACTCAAATTAGTTTACTGCAAGATTTAATGTATTTTACTAATGACAAAAAGACTGTAGAAATTCCaaatgttgaagaagaagatGTGAAAACAGCTTCCCCACCTTATCTTTTTGCACTTTTATTGTTCCACCGATGGTTATTAAGTACCTCAATGCATAGAATCACTTCTAATTGGCAAATAAGATACGggtaagtaaaaaaaaaacgacattatttttgttttaagattattatttttagtataaacgATATATCAATGGCAGATGAATCAATTATCTGCTGTCCtgaaaacataaacaaaacTGTAAACTTTCTAACCGAAGCTCTAGATTGGGAAATAATTCCTTCTCTCTTAACATTCGATTGCTTCAAGTTACCCACAGAATCTAACGACTGCATCGAATTCGACTGGAGCAAAAGtgaagaactgaaaaaaaacgaattttgtacCCAAATAAACTACGATTTGGGcgtatttttcttttatagggAACAATATGATTTGGCAAAAAAACATTTCTCTGAATGTTTGAATTTGTTCGCCGATATACCTAAAATTAACGGTTTTTATGATGTTGATAAGCAAATGATTGATGTTTATATCAAGGCTTGTCACGGATCCGCCGATATTCAAAAAGGAAACTTATTAGAACAGCTAAATTCTTCAATAGTCAATCAATATATGGTGAGtgaactttttaaatattactttcaaaatattccttatatgttttgagttttcaaaaattttcatatgtataagaataaatttgaattctgATGAAGttaattggaatttttgtaaCCAAGATAAACTATTTACCTTAGGTGTATCAAACggtgtaattatgagtatttGTATAGTGAGTGTTGAAAATATTCAGATACCCAtagatttttttagttttaagtAATTTTCGATGAAATGAATTGGAATTTTTGTAACCAAGTTAAATTATTTACCTTAGCTCACTGAAGATGATAAATTAGATATCGAAACGTGTGTCAAAcagtataattttgtttttgtacagTAAAAgcagtaaatagtgtgttcataaTTGATACTTTGTGTAATATTATAGGGAATAACGAATATCCTTCAACAAGATAATGTTAAGAAAGAAATACCGTTGATGCATAGAATCAATTTGGAATTAAATATACAGGGAGCTCTATCCAGTGGAGTTTTTACTGTAGCTAGAgatttgattcaaaaaattaaagcaCTTAATATTATTAGATGCGTTTTGGATAGGAAACCATTGTATCAATATACCTTATCGTTGTTTAAAAATACAGATACCTTATTATGGGTAAGTCATTTTATTCTTAAGATACTGCAATGTTGTAGCATTAATATTTAAACTTTGTAAAGGCATTTTTTTAATGCTAGGGTGGTCCTTAGAATAGTTTAAATAATGTTtggtttttttacaaaaaatttggttttttattatggTGTTTCATAATCCATATTTATGGTCCAGGAGCTGTATTCTTATCTCTTGTTGATTCAAAATACTCTAGAATTTtgatattcttcattttttaagttaatattcacaaaaagcaagttttttgctaattttttgtattattaaccTCAAATCTTGTGTGTGCActaatatttcaagtattttttggatgttttacaaaaaaattgggTTTTTATCTTGGAATTTCATATCTGGTGTTTCATAATCCAAATTTATAGTCCAGGAGCTGTATTTTTATCTCTTGTTGATTCAAAATACTATAGAATTTTGATATTGTCTGTTTTTTGATTTAAGATTCACAAAAAGCAGTTTTTTATgctaatttattgtattattagtattattaacATCGACTCTTGTATctccatttatttttcacaacaaaattgttttttttttgatggtGTTTTACCTTCTAATTAATCTATTCATCACAAATTTAACACTCCTGCTTCATTTTGATATCGATACATGTACCAAATGAGAAGCCCTGATATAATTATCGTTTAGTGGTGATTATTGATACAATTTCTACGggtaacttattaaatttaagaaaaccacctttaactatatattttcattgcaTGGAGTTACTAGGACTCAAATTATTAGTATATATTTAACTAAGATGTGAATTAATGATCTATCAGTAGattaaaataactgaaatttagTTTGAATTAATAGGGaagttttaatatcaattttaggCCATTCAGTGTACTTGGAAATCATTTTCTTTTGCCGATAAACAGgctataaaaatgtttcttctcgAGGAGATCATTAAAGGAGATATACCGgatttattaccaaaagtacAATCGAATAAAGAAATATCCGAAGTATTCGACAAATTCGATTTAGCTTATATACAAAATTCAGAAGTTAATTTCGACATACcagaaaatttaatcaaatccGAAGCACtggaaacaaataaaagaagtaaatatattaaatttgatatattttttatttttttaatttttttttatttaggaaaaccGAAATTGGAAATGAGGCAATTAGAAAAGCAATTAATTGTTACAAATGATCAcgttgaaataaaagaaattttagtaaaaatagcaATGATGAATTTAGGGAGTACTGTATGGTCGATAAACCCCCAATGGGAACTACCGATTCCTTTACAAAGCGTTATAAAATCTTTACCTAGGGGTTAGtcgaatgaatatttaaaaaatttatttaaaacatgatatttttGTAGGTTTCGTCCAGGATTTTTCATATGTGATTTTAGCTAAATCGAAAGAACAATTGTTGAGTAAAAACTTCAACTTATCCTTGGAATTTTTGgtaatattagaaaaagaattgCAGGCTTCGAAATGTAACGTTTCCAAATTATTCAAACTGGTCAGTTGGGAAATTCTATTAGTACAAATCGCTCAAATACTAGATCAATGGCCAGTTAATTCAATCggtaagttgaaattttttcctacgaccacACTTTTACCTAAGAAAGTAGCTTTCACACatcaactaaaaaataacaaaatatacgTGTATTGAcatgcttctttttcttctgTTATACATGGTCCTGTACGATACAGGaaatacaatatgaatctggctgGGCGCCGAAAGGCAAAAGGtcaaatttaagaagactgatgaagtagacaatatgattttttgaggttatattagtgtttacaataaaaattgaaagtttgtcATGATTTGTGCTTAAGATAATTTTAACGTTAAAATTAAGTGTTTTGGGGTAATGTATAAAatagttgaatgaaaatttattctccTTAGTGAAGAAAAACATTCATGACTGTTTTGATTTGACTAATAGGTGTGATATTGTTTGACTGTC
This genomic interval from Diorhabda sublineata isolate icDioSubl1.1 chromosome 7, icDioSubl1.1, whole genome shotgun sequence contains the following:
- the LOC130446451 gene encoding integrator complex subunit 8, producing MEVELLRPGSIPISPETILWFEFLLDPDLLLKHLKKLSADPPPSELITKFYDVISETLRNNPDTENGEILNVETNITKTKPPAKTTALKILSLKVGAFLKWNLVQIRNLPFKTQISLLQDLMYFTNDKKTVEIPNVEEEDVKTASPPYLFALLLFHRWLLSTSMHRITSNWQIRYGINDISMADESIICCPENINKTVNFLTEALDWEIIPSLLTFDCFKLPTESNDCIEFDWSKSEELKKNEFCTQINYDLGVFFFYREQYDLAKKHFSECLNLFADIPKINGFYDVDKQMIDVYIKACHGSADIQKGNLLEQLNSSIVNQYMGITNILQQDNVKKEIPLMHRINLELNIQGALSSGVFTVARDLIQKIKALNIIRCVLDRKPLYQYTLSLFKNTDTLLWAIQCTWKSFSFADKQAIKMFLLEEIIKGDIPDLLPKVQSNKEISEVFDKFDLAYIQNSEVNFDIPENLIKSEALETNKRRKPKLEMRQLEKQLIVTNDHVEIKEILVKIAMMNLGSTVWSINPQWELPIPLQSVIKSLPRGFVQDFSYVILAKSKEQLLSKNFNLSLEFLVILEKELQASKCNVSKLFKLVSWEILLVQIAQILDQWPVNSIDKAALADACEVCLQTTDSVLPRSEVVEQCVICLLNLGRWEFLTNLEKKWTTFEIPSAVALACQELTKQKSMKKLSKNLWDLVLPMFVSTSQSKRNNSGFNDNFNVKTNVVAVFFKLKDTWCLTAVISMLTKMFNIIKDENGLELQTEYCNLWPATVSNSSSYNVMAISEILMELVMHALKHYPNNVAWLRLMGDINFANGHYQVSLNYYLKSLLIFHDYFNIPIRNDDHVFRRMIKCCMTLGANTQAAVLCQFLEETDYMLAFRILSEPKTCNDAVDAYYHCFWDTSILEYLISIHNKKGEFQRRKIAIQVIGMLELNSNNNEEIQREASNLRKSTFLRAMCKQYVF